The proteins below come from a single Eriocheir sinensis breed Jianghai 21 chromosome 11, ASM2467909v1, whole genome shotgun sequence genomic window:
- the LOC126996738 gene encoding uncharacterized protein LOC126996738 isoform X1, whose translation MWYWCAGYPFTGSLVTYTPRSFSASVVDSGVFPMWYWCAGYPFTGSLVTYTPRSFSASVVDSGVFPMWYWCAGYPFTGSLVTYTPRFFSASVVDSGVFPMWYWCAGYPFTGSLVTYTPRSFSASVVDSGVFPMWYWCAGYPFTGSLVTYTPRSFSASVVDSGVFPMWYWCAGYPFTGSLVTYTPRSFSASVVDSGVFPMWYWCAGYPFTGSLVTYTPRSFSASVVDSGVFPMWYWCAGYPFTGSLVTYTPRSFSASVVDSGVFPMWYWCAGYPFTGSLVTYTPRSFYASVVDSGVFPMWYWCAGYPFTGSLVTYTPRSFSASVVDSGVFPMWYWCAGYPFTGSLVTYTPRSFSASVVDSGVFPMWYWCAGYPFTGSLVTYTPRSFSASVVDSGVFPMWYWCAGYPFTGSLVTYTPRSFSASVVDSGVFPMWYWCAGYPFTGSLVTYTPRSFSASVVDSRVFPMWYWCAGYPLPRCRTLHFSSLNCSSYLFHSCSLVRSSGRKSTVKGLRQLTQKKG comes from the exons atgtggtattggtgtgctggatatcccttcactggtagcctggtaacatacactcccag gtctttctctgcctctgtggtggatagtggagtgtttcccatgtggtattggtgtgctggatatcccttcactggtagcctggtaacatacactcccag gtctttctctgcctctgtggtggatagtggagtgtttcccatgtggtattggtgtgctggatatcccttcactggtagcctggtaacatacactcccag gtttttctctgcctctgtggtggatagtggagtgtttcccatgtggtattggtgtgctggatatcccttcactggtagcctggtaacatacactcccaggtctttctctgcctctgtggtggatagtggagtgtttcccatgtggtattggtgtgctggatatcccttcactggtagcctggtaacatacactcccag gtctttctctgcctctgtggtggatagtggagtgtttcccatgtggtattggtgtgctggatatcccttcactggtagcctggtaacatacactcccag gtctttctctgcctctgtggtggatagtggagtgtttcccatgtggtattggtgtgctggatatcccttcactggtagcctggtaacatacactcccag gtctttctctgcctctgtggtggatagtggagtgtttcccatgtggtattggtgtgctggatatcccttcactggtagcctggtaacatacactcccaggtctttctctgcctctgtggtggatagtggagtgtttcccatgtggtattggtgtgctggatatcccttcactggtagcctggtaacatacactcccag gtctttctatgcctctgtggtggatagtggagtgtttcccatgtggtattggtgtgctggatatcccttcactggtagcctggtaacatacactcccag gtctttctctgcctctgtggtggatagtggagtgtttcccatgtggtattggtgtgctggatatcccttcactggtagcctggtaacatacactcccaggtctttctctgcctctgtggtggatagtggagtgtttcccatgtggtattggtgtgctggatatcccttcactggtagcctggtaacatacactcccaggtctttctctgcctctgtggtggatagtggggtgtttcccatgtggtattggtgtgctggatatcccttcactggtagcctggtaacatacactcccaggtctttctctgcctctgtggtggatagtggagtgtttcccatgtggtattggtgtgctggatatcccttcactggtagcctggtaacatacactcccag gtctttctctgcctctgtggtggatagtagagtgtttcccatgtggtactggtgtgctggatatcccctcccaaggtgcaggactttacatttttcctcattgaattgtagcagctacttgttccattcctgcagcttggtgaggtcttctggtaggaaatccacagtcaaggggctaAGACAGCTCACGCAGAAGAAGGGTTAG
- the LOC126996738 gene encoding uncharacterized protein LOC126996738 isoform X2, with product MWYWCAGYPFTGSLVTYTPRSFSASVVDSGVFPMWYWCAGYPFTGSLVTYTPRSFSASVVDSGVFPMWYWCAGYPFTGSLVTYTPRFFSASVVDSGVFPMWYWCAGYPFTGSLVTYTPRSFSASVVDSGVFPMWYWCAGYPFTGSLVTYTPRSFSASVVDSGVFPMWYWCAGYPFTGSLVTYTPRSFSASVVDSGVFPMWYWCAGYPFTGSLVTYTPRSFSASVVDSGVFPMWYWCAGYPFTGSLVTYTPRSFSASVVDSGVFPMWYWCAGYPFTGSLVTYTPRSFYASVVDSGVFPMWYWCAGYPFTGSLVTYTPRSFSASVVDSGVFPMWYWCAGYPFTGSLVTYTPRSFSASVVDSGVFPMWYWCAGYPFTGSLVTYTPRSFSASVVDSGVFPMWYWCAGYPFTGSLVTYTPRSFSASVVDSGVFPMWYWCAGYPFTGSLVTYTPRSFSASVVDSRVFPMWYWCAGYPLPRCRTLHFSSLNCSSYLFHSCSLVRSSGRKSTVKGLRQLTQKKG from the exons atgtggtattggtgtgctggatatcccttcactggtagcctggtaacatacactcccag gtctttctctgcctctgtggtggatagtggagtgtttcccatgtggtattggtgtgctggatatcccttcactggtagcctggtaacatacactcccag gtctttctctgcctctgtggtggatagtggagtgtttcccatgtggtattggtgtgctggatatcccttcactggtagcctggtaacatacactcccag gtttttctctgcctctgtggtggatagtggagtgtttcccatgtggtattggtgtgctggatatcccttcactggtagcctggtaacatacactcccaggtctttctctgcctctgtggtggatagtggagtgtttcccatgtggtattggtgtgctggatatcccttcactggtagcctggtaacatacactcccag gtctttctctgcctctgtggtggatagtggagtgtttcccatgtggtattggtgtgctggatatcccttcactggtagcctggtaacatacactcccag gtctttctctgcctctgtggtggatagtggagtgtttcccatgtggtattggtgtgctggatatcccttcactggtagcctggtaacatacactcccag gtctttctctgcctctgtggtggatagtggagtgtttcccatgtggtattggtgtgctggatatcccttcactggtagcctggtaacatacactcccaggtctttctctgcctctgtggtggatagtggagtgtttcccatgtggtattggtgtgctggatatcccttcactggtagcctggtaacatacactcccag gtctttctatgcctctgtggtggatagtggagtgtttcccatgtggtattggtgtgctggatatcccttcactggtagcctggtaacatacactcccag gtctttctctgcctctgtggtggatagtggagtgtttcccatgtggtattggtgtgctggatatcccttcactggtagcctggtaacatacactcccaggtctttctctgcctctgtggtggatagtggagtgtttcccatgtggtattggtgtgctggatatcccttcactggtagcctggtaacatacactcccaggtctttctctgcctctgtggtggatagtggggtgtttcccatgtggtattggtgtgctggatatcccttcactggtagcctggtaacatacactcccag gtctttctctgcctctgtggtggatagtggagtgtttcccatgtggtactggtgtgctggatatcccttcactggtagcctggtaacatacactcccag gtctttctctgcctctgtggtggatagtagagtgtttcccatgtggtactggtgtgctggatatcccctcccaaggtgcaggactttacatttttcctcattgaattgtagcagctacttgttccattcctgcagcttggtgaggtcttctggtaggaaatccacagtcaaggggctaAGACAGCTCACGCAGAAGAAGGGTTAG
- the LOC126996738 gene encoding uncharacterized protein LOC126996738 isoform X5 translates to MWYWCAGYPFTGSLVTYTPRSFSASVVDSGVFPMWYWCAGYPFTGSLVTYTPRSFSASVVDSGVFPMWYWCAGYPFTGSLVTYTPRFFSASVVDSGVFPMWYWCAGYPFTGSLVTYTPRSFSASVVDSGVFPMWYWCAGYPFTGSLVTYTPRSFSASVVDSGVFPMWYWCAGYPFTGSLVTYTPRSFSASVVDSGVFPMWYWCAGYPFTGSLVTYTPRSFSASVVDSGVFPMWYWCAGYPFTGSLVTYTPRSFSASVVDSGVFPMWYWCAGYPFTGSLVTYTPRSFYASVVDSGVFPMWYWCAGYPFTGSLVTYTPRSFSASVVDSGVFPMWYWCAGYPFTGSLVTYTPRSFSASVVDSGVFPMWYWCAGYPFTGSLVTYTPRSFSASVVDSGVFPMWY, encoded by the exons atgtggtattggtgtgctggatatcccttcactggtagcctggtaacatacactcccag gtctttctctgcctctgtggtggatagtggagtgtttcccatgtggtattggtgtgctggatatcccttcactggtagcctggtaacatacactcccag gtctttctctgcctctgtggtggatagtggagtgtttcccatgtggtattggtgtgctggatatcccttcactggtagcctggtaacatacactcccag gtttttctctgcctctgtggtggatagtggagtgtttcccatgtggtattggtgtgctggatatcccttcactggtagcctggtaacatacactcccaggtctttctctgcctctgtggtggatagtggagtgtttcccatgtggtattggtgtgctggatatcccttcactggtagcctggtaacatacactcccag gtctttctctgcctctgtggtggatagtggagtgtttcccatgtggtattggtgtgctggatatcccttcactggtagcctggtaacatacactcccag gtctttctctgcctctgtggtggatagtggagtgtttcccatgtggtattggtgtgctggatatcccttcactggtagcctggtaacatacactcccag gtctttctctgcctctgtggtggatagtggagtgtttcccatgtggtattggtgtgctggatatcccttcactggtagcctggtaacatacactcccaggtctttctctgcctctgtggtggatagtggagtgtttcccatgtggtattggtgtgctggatatcccttcactggtagcctggtaacatacactcccag gtctttctatgcctctgtggtggatagtggagtgtttcccatgtggtattggtgtgctggatatcccttcactggtagcctggtaacatacactcccag gtctttctctgcctctgtggtggatagtggagtgtttcccatgtggtattggtgtgctggatatcccttcactggtagcctggtaacatacactcccaggtctttctctgcctctgtggtggatagtggagtgtttcccatgtggtattggtgtgctggatatcccttcactggtagcctggtaacatacactcccag gtctttctctgcctctgtggtggatagtggagtgtttcccatgtggtattag
- the LOC126996738 gene encoding uncharacterized protein LOC126996738 isoform X7, producing the protein MWYWCAGYPFTGSLVTYTPRSFSASVVDSGVFPMWYWCAGYPFTGSLVTYTPRSFSASVVDSGVFPMWYWCAGYPFTGSLVTYTPRFFSASVVDSGVFPMWYWCAGYPFTGSLVTYTPRSFSASVVDSGVFPMWYWCAGYPFTGSLVTYTPRSFSASVVDSGVFPMWYWCAGYPFTGSLVTYTPRSFSASVVDSGVFPMWYWCAGYPFTGSLVTYTPRSFSASVVDSGVFPMWYWCAGYPFTGSLVTYTPRSFSASVVDSGVFPMWYWCAGYPFTGSLVTYTPRSFSASVVDSGVFPMWYWCAGYPFTGSLVTYTPRSFSASVVDSGVFPMWY; encoded by the exons atgtggtattggtgtgctggatatcccttcactggtagcctggtaacatacactcccag gtctttctctgcctctgtggtggatagtggagtgtttcccatgtggtattggtgtgctggatatcccttcactggtagcctggtaacatacactcccag gtctttctctgcctctgtggtggatagtggagtgtttcccatgtggtattggtgtgctggatatcccttcactggtagcctggtaacatacactcccag gtttttctctgcctctgtggtggatagtggagtgtttcccatgtggtattggtgtgctggatatcccttcactggtagcctggtaacatacactcccaggtctttctctgcctctgtggtggatagtggagtgtttcccatgtggtattggtgtgctggatatcccttcactggtagcctggtaacatacactcccag gtctttctctgcctctgtggtggatagtggagtgtttcccatgtggtattggtgtgctggatatcccttcactggtagcctggtaacatacactcccag gtctttctctgcctctgtggtggatagtggagtgtttcccatgtggtattggtgtgctggatatcccttcactggtagcctggtaacatacactcccag gtctttctctgcctctgtggtggatagtggagtgtttcccatgtggtattggtgtgctggatatcccttcactggtagcctggtaacatacactcccaggtctttctctgcctctgtggtggatagtggagtgtttcccatgtggtattggtgtgctggatatcccttcactggtagcctggtaacatacactcccag gtctttctctgcctctgtggtggatagtggagtgtttcccatgtggtattggtgtgctggatatcccttcactggtagcctggtaacatacactcccaggtctttctctgcctctgtggtggatagtggagtgtttcccatgtggtattag
- the LOC126996738 gene encoding uncharacterized protein LOC126996738 isoform X6, translated as MWYWCAGYPFTGSLVTYTPRSFSASVVDSGVFPMWYWCAGYPFTGSLVTYTPRSFSASVVDSGVFPMWYWCAGYPFTGSLVTYTPRFFSASVVDSGVFPMWYWCAGYPFTGSLVTYTPRSFSASVVDSGVFPMWYWCAGYPFTGSLVTYTPRSFSASVVDSGVSPMWYWCAGFPLPRCRTLHFSSLNYSSHLLFCSCSLVRSSARKSTVKGLSCGTSSCSCSCCPPRLVTAGTVAAPLPSQAFRMSLRLSTLSLNYCNIHTSFHGINNGNNDVCLSSSALVSSVITTTTTTTTNTTITTTTNSHWVFYIIISTIGLSTPGFSLISSLLPILLLLLLLLLLQLLLPLLLLLLPLLLLLLLLLPLLLQP; from the exons atgtggtattggtgtgctggatatcccttcactggtagcctggtaacatacactcccag gtctttctctgcctctgtggtggatagtggagtgtttcccatgtggtattggtgtgctggatatcccttcactggtagcctggtaacatacactcccag gtctttctctgcctctgtggtggatagtggagtgtttcccatgtggtattggtgtgctggatatcccttcactggtagcctggtaacatacactcccag gtttttctctgcctctgtggtggatagtggagtgtttcccatgtggtattggtgtgctggatatcccttcactggtagcctggtaacatacactcccaggtctttctctgcctctgtggtggatagtggagtgtttcccatgtggtattggtgtgctggatatcccttcactggtagcctggtaacatacactcccag gtctttctctgcctctgtggtggatagtggagtgtctcccatgtggtattggtgtgctggatttcccctcccaaggtgcaggactttacatttttcttcactgaattatagcagccacttgttgttctgttcctgtagcttggtgaggtcttctgctaggaaatccacagtcaaggggttaagttgtggcacctcctcctgctcctgctcctgctgtccTCCTCGGCTGGTCACTGCTGGCACTGTTGCGGCACCCTTGCCTAGCCAAGCCTTTAGAATGAGCCTGAGGTTGTCCACACTCTCACTAAATTATTGCAATATACACACAAGTTTTCATGGtattaataatggaaataatgatGTGTGTTTGAGTAGCAGTGCTCTTGTTAGTagtgttattactactactactactactactactaatactactattactactactactaatagtcACTGGGTTTTCTACATCATAATTTCTACTATTGGACTTTCTACACCAGGTTTTTCTCTAATAAGTTCCCTACtgcccatactactactactactactcttactactactacaactactactaccactactactactactactaccactactactattactactactactactaccactactactacagcccTAA
- the LOC126996738 gene encoding uncharacterized protein LOC126996738 isoform X4 produces the protein MWYWCAGYPFTGSLVTYTPRSFSASVVDSGVFPMWYWCAGYPFTGSLVTYTPRSFSASVVDSGVFPMWYWCAGYPFTGSLVTYTPRFFSASVVDSGVFPMWYWCAGYPFTGSLVTYTPRSFSASVVDSGVFPMWYWCAGYPFTGSLVTYTPRSFSASVVDSGVFPMWYWCAGYPFTGSLVTYTPRSFSASVVDSGVSPMWYWCAGFPLPRCRTLHFSSLNYSSHLLFCSCSLVRSSARKSTVKGLSCGTSSCSCSCCPPRLVTAGTVAAPLPSQAFRMSLRLSTLSLNYCNIHTSFHGINNGNNDVCLSSSALVSSVITTTTTTTTNTTITTTTNSHWVFYIIISTIGLSTPGFSLISSLLPILLLLLLLLLLQLLLPLLLLLLPLLLLLLLLLPLLLQP, from the exons atgtggtattggtgtgctggatatcccttcactggtagcctggtaacatacactcccag gtctttctctgcctctgtggtggatagtggagtgtttcccatgtggtattggtgtgctggatatcccttcactggtagcctggtaacatacactcccag gtctttctctgcctctgtggtggatagtggagtgtttcccatgtggtattggtgtgctggatatcccttcactggtagcctggtaacatacactcccag gtttttctctgcctctgtggtggatagtggagtgtttcccatgtggtattggtgtgctggatatcccttcactggtagcctggtaacatacactcccaggtctttctctgcctctgtggtggatagtggagtgtttcccatgtggtattggtgtgctggatatcccttcactggtagcctggtaacatacactcccag gtctttctctgcctctgtggtggatagtggagtgtttcccatgtggtattggtgtgctggatatcccttcactggtagcctggtaacatacactcccag gtctttctctgcctctgtggtggatagtggagtgtctcccatgtggtattggtgtgctggatttcccctcccaaggtgcaggactttacatttttcttcactgaattatagcagccacttgttgttctgttcctgtagcttggtgaggtcttctgctaggaaatccacagtcaaggggttaagttgtggcacctcctcctgctcctgctcctgctgtccTCCTCGGCTGGTCACTGCTGGCACTGTTGCGGCACCCTTGCCTAGCCAAGCCTTTAGAATGAGCCTGAGGTTGTCCACACTCTCACTAAATTATTGCAATATACACACAAGTTTTCATGGtattaataatggaaataatgatGTGTGTTTGAGTAGCAGTGCTCTTGTTAGTagtgttattactactactactactactactactaatactactattactactactactaatagtcACTGGGTTTTCTACATCATAATTTCTACTATTGGACTTTCTACACCAGGTTTTTCTCTAATAAGTTCCCTACtgcccatactactactactactactcttactactactacaactactactaccactactactactactactaccactactactattactactactactactaccactactactacagcccTAA
- the LOC126996738 gene encoding uncharacterized protein LOC126996738 isoform X3 produces MWYWCAGYPFTGSLVTYTPRSFSASVVDSGVFPMWYWCAGYPFTGSLVTYTPRSFSASVVDSGVFPMWYWCAGYPFTGSLVTYTPRFFSASVVDSGVFPMWYWCAGYPFTGSLVTYTPRSFSASVVDSGVFPMWYWCAGYPFTGSLVTYTPRSFSASVVDSGVFPMWYWCAGYPFTGSLVTYTPRSFSASVVDSGVFPMWYWCAGYPFTGSLVTYTPRSFSASVVDSGVFPMWYWCAGYPFTGSLVTYTPRSFSASVVDSGVFPMWYWCAGYPFTGSLVTYTPRSFSASVVDSGVSPMWYWCAGFPLPRCRTLHFSSLNYSSHLLFCSCSLVRSSARKSTVKGLSCGTSSCSCSCCPPRLVTAGTVAAPLPSQAFRMSLRLSTLSLNYCNIHTSFHGINNGNNDVCLSSSALVSSVITTTTTTTTNTTITTTTNSHWVFYIIISTIGLSTPGFSLISSLLPILLLLLLLLLLQLLLPLLLLLLPLLLLLLLLLPLLLQP; encoded by the exons atgtggtattggtgtgctggatatcccttcactggtagcctggtaacatacactcccag gtctttctctgcctctgtggtggatagtggagtgtttcccatgtggtattggtgtgctggatatcccttcactggtagcctggtaacatacactcccag gtctttctctgcctctgtggtggatagtggagtgtttcccatgtggtattggtgtgctggatatcccttcactggtagcctggtaacatacactcccag gtttttctctgcctctgtggtggatagtggagtgtttcccatgtggtattggtgtgctggatatcccttcactggtagcctggtaacatacactcccaggtctttctctgcctctgtggtggatagtggagtgtttcccatgtggtattggtgtgctggatatcccttcactggtagcctggtaacatacactcccag gtctttctctgcctctgtggtggatagtggagtgtttcccatgtggtattggtgtgctggatatcccttcactggtagcctggtaacatacactcccag gtctttctctgcctctgtggtggatagtggagtgtttcccatgtggtattggtgtgctggatatcccttcactggtagcctggtaacatacactcccag gtctttctctgcctctgtggtggatagtggagtgtttcccatgtggtattggtgtgctggatatcccttcactggtagcctggtaacatacactcccaggtctttctctgcctctgtggtggatagtggagtgtttcccatgtggtattggtgtgctggatatcccttcactggtagcctggtaacatacactcccag gtctttctctgcctctgtggtggatagtggagtgtctcccatgtggtattggtgtgctggatttcccctcccaaggtgcaggactttacatttttcttcactgaattatagcagccacttgttgttctgttcctgtagcttggtgaggtcttctgctaggaaatccacagtcaaggggttaagttgtggcacctcctcctgctcctgctcctgctgtccTCCTCGGCTGGTCACTGCTGGCACTGTTGCGGCACCCTTGCCTAGCCAAGCCTTTAGAATGAGCCTGAGGTTGTCCACACTCTCACTAAATTATTGCAATATACACACAAGTTTTCATGGtattaataatggaaataatgatGTGTGTTTGAGTAGCAGTGCTCTTGTTAGTagtgttattactactactactactactactactaatactactattactactactactaatagtcACTGGGTTTTCTACATCATAATTTCTACTATTGGACTTTCTACACCAGGTTTTTCTCTAATAAGTTCCCTACtgcccatactactactactactactcttactactactacaactactactaccactactactactactactaccactactactattactactactactactaccactactactacagcccTAA